The Chloroflexota bacterium nucleotide sequence CGACGTCCTTGCCGAGGACGGTCGGCAGCACGTCGAGGCCGCCGCTCCGGAGCGCGATCAGCGCGGCGGCCGGATCGGCCTGGAACCGCAGCTCGACGGCGTCAGGGTACGGCAGCGGCTTCCCGTCCGCCCCCATCATCCAGTAGCCGTCGAACCGCTCGTAGCGAACGCTCTGGCCGGCCTTCCAGTCCACCTGCTTGAACGGCCCGGTCCCCACAGCCTGCCGGGCCACGCCCTCATCGCCCACCTTGTCGTGGTGCGCCTTCGACATGATCGAGACGTATCGGCCGTCGGAAGCCAGCGCCACCAGGAGCGTCGGGCTGGGCGACTTCAGCTTGAGCCGGACGGTCAGCGGATCCACCACGTCGACCGCCTCGATCGTCGCCAACTGCGCCTTCGCGCCCGACTTGGGGTGCGTCATCGCGCGGTCGAGATTCCACTTGATCGCCGAGGCATCCAGGTCAGAGCCGTCGTGGAACTTGACGCCCCGGCGCAGCTTCAGTAGCACGTTGAGCGGATCGCTGATGTCCCACGACTCCGCGAGGTGCGGCTTGACCTCGAACGCGCCAGACTGCACGTTGCGGTCGAGCCGAGTCAGAAAATCGTAGACGAGCGGCGAGTCCGGGTTGCCCGTCTGGCTGGTCTGCACGTCCATCGTGGACCAGTCGTTCTGCGAGTTGACGATCAGCGAGCCGCCGCGCTTGACCGTGCCCGAGGGCTTCGGAGCGGCAGCAACGGGCGCGGCCTGGGTCGGGGCGGCAGCCGCTGGGGACGGCGATGCGGCCGGCGACGCGCCCGCAACCGGCGACGCGCCCGGGGACGCCGCCGCTGCTGGCGAGGCTCCCGCGGCCGGCGATGGCGCGGCCGGCGGAGTCGGGACGACGATCTGTGGCGGGGCGGTCGGCTTGGGGGCCTCGGCCGGCTTCGACGTGGCGGCCGGGGGATCGGCTTCCCGCCGAGCGGCAGCTCGTCCAACAGCTTGGCGTCGGGCGGACCTCGATGCGCGAGGCGTTGCGCGTGCTGCTCTCGCTCGGGCTGATCGAGGTCCGAGGGGGCCGTGGCACGTTCGTGGCCCAGAGCGACGAGCCGTTCCTCAATCAGGCGTTGATGGTCAGCACGCTGATCGGCGGGCGCACGGCGAACGAGCTGTACGAGGTGCGCTCGATTGTCGAGCCGCACATCGCGCGGCTGGCGGCCGAGCGCGCCACGCCCGACGACCTTGCCGAGATGCGGCGCTGCCTGGAGCGGCAGGAGGCCG carries:
- a CDS encoding FadR family transcriptional regulator, whose translation is MAGRSAWGPRPASTWRPGDRLPAERQLVQQLGVGRTSMREALRVLLSLGLIEVRGGRGTFVAQSDEPFLNQALMVSTLIGGRTANELYEVRSIVEPHIARLAAERATPDDLAEMRRCLERQEAALDSIDEFLKADVAFHLAVARATQNRVFYQILRALRSLMMTRLATTLSARPSNASLRYREHAAVFEAIEQRDGEGASLAMAVHMRAFRHLILSEDRPTRSE